The window GGCGCCAACGCCAAATAGGGGTAGACAGCGATGTCGGCAATGGATACCGAATCGCCGACCAGCCAGTCTTGGTTTTGCAGATGGCGGTCGGTAATGTCCAGCACCTTGTCGGCGGTTAGTTGCGCCGCTGCCGTATCGATAGGACTACCGAATTTATGGTGTACGCGCAGTTTGGCAGGACCGTTGGCAATTTCGTTGGCGGCGGTCGATAACCAGGCGGCAATCTGCGCCAGTGGGTAGGCATCGTCCGGCCACCACTGTTCCCCGCCGTAACGTTTGGCCAGATACACCAAAATGGCCTGGCTGTCGCGGATGATAAGGCCGTCGTCATCCAACACTGGGACTTGGCCGAAGGGGTTGCGTTGCAAATGGGCTGGGCCGCGCTGCTCACCGCCGCGTAAATCCACGGCTTGGATTTGATAGGGCAAATCCAGCAAACTCAATAGTAAGCGAACTTTGTGGCAGTTGCCTGATAGTGGTATGTCGTACAGGGTGATCATGTTGGACTCCTTCGGTTAACTGAAACTTTCAAATTGCACCCGTTCGTCGGCAATGCCGAGCCTGCGGGCGGTTTGGCGTACGCTGTCGATCAGGCGGGTTGGACCGCAGACATAAATGACGGTATCGGCTGTTGCATTACCCAGTAAGCCTGGAACGTCCAATCGGGTTGGGTTTTGCACTTGGCTGAAATAAAATCGGCAACGCTCGGGAAACTGCCTTTGCAAGTCTTTAACAAAAGCCATGTCTTGCGGCGCTCGGCCGGTGTAATGCAGTTGAAAATCCGCACCCCGTGCAGCCAAGGTTTCGGCCATGGCTTTGATGGGTGTGATGCCGATACCCCCGGCAATTAACAACGCAGGGCGGTCGTCATCGTGCAATGGAAAATAGTTTTCCGGCGCTTCGACGTTGATGCGGGTACCCACTTGCCAGTCGTCGTGCAATGCAAGAGATCCTCCGTCGCCGTCTTCCACTCGCAACACCGCGATACGGTAGCAATCCGGATCGTTCAGTACAGTGGTAAGAGAATAGGCCCGGCTGGTGATCGTGCCGTCGGGCAGCGTGATTGGCACACGCAGATGCGCCCCAACCTGGTGAGGCGGCAGCGATTCACCATCGGCGTGGCGTAATTCGTAAGCGCGAATGCGCGGCGTCAACTGGCGAATGCCGCTGATGGTCAAAGGCAACATGCCATTTCCCAGCGCGGCGGGCACGTGTGTTGTGTTCACCACCGGTTCTAGTTGACGAGCCTGAGCCAATAGCGCTTCGACTTCGCGTTGGCTGTAACGTGGTGTGATGTACTTGGGACAATTCCAATCAAAGGCTTCGACTCGGATCACGATGCCGCGCTCGACTGGGCCGCGAAAGTCCGTCGGTTCCAGCTTGGCCAGTAATTCCGGCTCGCTACGTTCGTTGACCACCCGTGCCCGGCCCCAGATTTTTAAGCGTTGCCGCCCTGGATAGTCCATCAGCAGTAAGCTCACCCGATCGTCTCCGCGTAAATTGCCCACTGAAATGTATTGGCGATTACCGCTGAAATCGGCGTAACCGATGGTTTGTTCATCCAATATTTTCAGGAATCCTGCCGGGCCGCCGCGATGTTGGACATAAGGCCAACCGGATTGGCTCACGGTGGCTTGATAAAAGCTGTCGCGTTCGGCGATGAAGGCTTGTTCGAACTCGCTCAACGCCACCGTTTCGGTGTCGCCCAGTTCGACTGTCCGATAGGCCGTGCGACTGCCCATTTCGGCTTGTACCGCTTGGACGTTGGGGGTGAAGCTGATCTTGGCAAACGCACGGGCCATGGTCTTTACTCCGGATGGTGAAATGTGGATGGCTACTCTGGCACAATCATCAGCTCTGCTGAATAGTCATAATTTGCAATACCTTATCCCACTCAGCGCAATAAGCCGGGCCAAACGCCATCTCTGCGCTTCGCCCGGTTAGGCTTTAAGCGGCTTGTTTTAACTCGACTTTCGGGAAGTCAATGTCGACCCGGCTGGCTTTGCCCAAGATATTAGTCAGGATATTCATGCCGACATGGGTGATCACCTCGACGATGTCAGCCTCGTTGAAGCCGGCGTCGCGCATCGCTTGCAGTTCGGTATTGGTCACCTCGCCTTTATGCTCGACCAGGGCGCGGGCGAAATGGACCGCGACTGCCGCTTTGGCGTCGTGGCTGGTGCCGGCCCGGTTGGCTTCGATTTCCGCGCCATTCAAACCGGTTTCGCGGCCGATGGCGGTATGGGCGGATAGGCAGTATGCGCATTGGTTCTGCTGTGCCAGCGCCAATGCGATCCGTTCGCGGGTACTGGCATCCAGCGAGCCGTGATTGGCGATGTGATGCAAGCCGAGGAAGGCTTTTAGCGCGTCCGGCGAGTGGGCGAATACACGCAGAAAATTGGGTATCATACCCAATTGACCTTGGATGGCTTCAAACAGGGCACGTTGTTCGATATTAGCGGTTTCGTTGCTGACAGTAGTAATACGGCTCATGAGTGTTCTCCAAATAATGAAAGGGGTTTTCGTACGCCTGAATGAAATTCACCAGGCGGGTACAGTGTGATCTATTGCGAAAAAATAAAGAATACCTAAAATATTCAATTAACTATTCCGATCAGTGGAATTACAAATGGACCGATTACATTTAATGAGCGTCTATGTAGCGGTGGTCGAAGCCGAAGGCTTTGCCGGCGGCGCGCGCAAGTTGCAGATGTCGCCACCCGCCGTGACGCGGGCGGTAGCGGCATTGGAGGAGCGCTTGGGCGTTAAATTATTGAACCGCACCACCCGCTACGTGCGTATGACCGAAGCCGGGCAGAAGTATTACGAAGACGCCAAACGCATCATTGCCCTAGCCGATGAAGCGGACGACGCTGCACTGGGCGTCAACGCCGAACCGCGCGGCCAACTCACGGTGACCGCCTCGGTATTGTTTGGGCGTTTGTTCATCATGCCGGGCATTGTCGAGTATTTACGCCGCTATCCAGTGGTGGAAGTGAATGCGTTGTTTGTCGACAGGGTCGTCAATATGCTGGAAGAAGGTGTGGACGTGGCAATTCGCATCGCCGATTTGCCCGATTCGTCGTACCGAGCACTGCGGGTCGGCTCGGTGCGGCGGGTATTGTGTGCCTCGCCGGAGTATCTGGCCGAACACGGCATACCGCAAACGCCGGATGACTTAACCGAACATCGCATCATTCTGGCACGCGGCCTAAATCCGCACAACGAAATGCGCTTTCAGTACGATGGGCAGACGCAGACGATCAAATTGCAACCGGCATTGAGTGTCAGCGACAACGACTCGGCGGCCAGCGCGGCCATGGCCGGTTTGGGCATCACCCGCTTGCTGAATTATCAAATCGCCGCGCCGTTACAAAGCGGCAAACTAAAAATCGTGCTCGGCGAATACGAAAGCCCATCGGTTCCGGTGCATATCCTGCACCGCGAAGGCCGCCACTCGTCGGCGAAAATTCGTTCGTTCGTCGATCTGATGGCTACCCGTTTAAGGGCCGAATTGTCGCTGAATTAATCAACAGAATCACTACCATATCACGATACCTGAGCAGGTAAAGCAGGATGATCCCGTTAATGGGTTTGATCGAACTGAATCGGCCATACAAAGCTGGGCTTGTAGCCAGAGCTACTGAGTTTAATCGGCGATGGCAATACCGCTGGGACTAATTAGCCATTTGCAAAATTCCCAGAATGTCAGCTTTGGCAAGTTCTTGAGACATTCGACTTGGTGCAGAGCTTGTGACGGCTTAGGGTCGTTCTGATACGGTCGCCAAGGACTGCTTTGTAGGCAGCCCGTTCCAAGAATCTGGTTTTGGCCGACTGGCCGGAGAAACGCGACAGTCAGATATGATCGTCACAAGACAACCAAGGCGATTCCATATAAGCCCAGTGACAAACGCCTCACTAGCATTCGTTTCAAAAAC of the Methylomonas sp. MK1 genome contains:
- a CDS encoding carboxymuconolactone decarboxylase family protein; this translates as MSRITTVSNETANIEQRALFEAIQGQLGMIPNFLRVFAHSPDALKAFLGLHHIANHGSLDASTRERIALALAQQNQCAYCLSAHTAIGRETGLNGAEIEANRAGTSHDAKAAVAVHFARALVEHKGEVTNTELQAMRDAGFNEADIVEVITHVGMNILTNILGKASRVDIDFPKVELKQAA
- a CDS encoding glutathione S-transferase family protein yields the protein MITLYDIPLSGNCHKVRLLLSLLDLPYQIQAVDLRGGEQRGPAHLQRNPFGQVPVLDDDGLIIRDSQAILVYLAKRYGGEQWWPDDAYPLAQIAAWLSTAANEIANGPAKLRVHHKFGSPIDTAAAQLTADKVLDITDRHLQNQDWLVGDSVSIADIAVYPYLALAPEGGLDIGAFPNIIAWFQRIRALPGYVTMPGMWQA
- a CDS encoding pyridoxamine 5'-phosphate oxidase family protein, which encodes MARAFAKISFTPNVQAVQAEMGSRTAYRTVELGDTETVALSEFEQAFIAERDSFYQATVSQSGWPYVQHRGGPAGFLKILDEQTIGYADFSGNRQYISVGNLRGDDRVSLLLMDYPGRQRLKIWGRARVVNERSEPELLAKLEPTDFRGPVERGIVIRVEAFDWNCPKYITPRYSQREVEALLAQARQLEPVVNTTHVPAALGNGMLPLTISGIRQLTPRIRAYELRHADGESLPPHQVGAHLRVPITLPDGTITSRAYSLTTVLNDPDCYRIAVLRVEDGDGGSLALHDDWQVGTRINVEAPENYFPLHDDDRPALLIAGGIGITPIKAMAETLAARGADFQLHYTGRAPQDMAFVKDLQRQFPERCRFYFSQVQNPTRLDVPGLLGNATADTVIYVCGPTRLIDSVRQTARRLGIADERVQFESFS
- a CDS encoding LysR family transcriptional regulator gives rise to the protein MDRLHLMSVYVAVVEAEGFAGGARKLQMSPPAVTRAVAALEERLGVKLLNRTTRYVRMTEAGQKYYEDAKRIIALADEADDAALGVNAEPRGQLTVTASVLFGRLFIMPGIVEYLRRYPVVEVNALFVDRVVNMLEEGVDVAIRIADLPDSSYRALRVGSVRRVLCASPEYLAEHGIPQTPDDLTEHRIILARGLNPHNEMRFQYDGQTQTIKLQPALSVSDNDSAASAAMAGLGITRLLNYQIAAPLQSGKLKIVLGEYESPSVPVHILHREGRHSSAKIRSFVDLMATRLRAELSLN